A genomic stretch from Vanrija pseudolonga chromosome 6, complete sequence includes:
- the CYP6 gene encoding Peptidyl-prolyl cis-trans isomerase-like 4 produces the protein MSVMLETSLGDLVIDLEVDRCPRTCENFLKLCKIKYYALNAFFNVSKDFIAQTGDPTATGTGGESLQSYLYSLHPEGPKPPRYFPPEITTKLKHTTKGTVSMAVAPTDPPGCGSQFFITLADQIDYLDGKHAVFGHVIEGLDTLDKINEAFLDKDGRPLQDIRVRHIEVLEDPFPDPPNLIDTPPSPIRPPDLGGDIVRIGDDENPFEELDEDAKEVERRRTAASSSALTLEMIGDLPFAAVRPPENILFVCKLNPVTQDEDLELIFSRFGKILSCEVVRDKKTGDSLQYAFIEFDERDSAEQAYFKMQNVLVDDRRIWVDFSQSVSKMRLSDITGGRGGRGGGRGGRGGGFGGRGGGRGGGFSAPRDSGYGSRGPPPRDDRHEDRREARPSNGHRDEPRKRSRSPRRDDRDRRDDRDSRDRRDDRRDDRRSDRREDRRDDRRYDDRDRRDRDRDRDHRDRDRDRRRDDDRRRDDDRRRY, from the exons ATGTCGGTCATGCTCGAGACGTCCCTCGGGGACCTTgtcatcgacctcgaggtgGACCGCTGCCCGCGCACCTGCGAAAACTTCCTCAAGCTCTGCAAGATCAAGTACTACGCGCTGAATGCCTTCTTCAATG TGTCAAAGGACTTTATCGCGCAGACAGGCGACCCGACGGCTACAGGAACTGGCGGCGAGTCGCTCCAGTCTTACCTCTATTCCCTCCACCCCGAGGGCCCCAAACCTCCGCGCTACTTCCCTCCCGAGATCACAACAAAGCTCAAGCACACAACCAAGGGCACCGTATCCatggccgtcgcgccgaccgacccaCCAGGATGCGGGTCCCAGTTCTTCATCACGCTCGCTGATCAGATCGACTATCTGGATGGCAAGCACGCCGTGTTTGGACATGTGATAGAGGGCTTGGACACGCTTGACAAGATCAACGaggccttcctcgacaaggacggccGGCCGTTGCAGGACATTCGTGTGCGCCATATCGAGGTGCTTG AGGACCCGTTCCCCGATCCGCCAAACCTCATCGACACGCCGCCATCCCCAATCCGCCCGcctgacctcggcggcgacatcGTCCGcatcggcgacgacgagaaccCGTTCGAGGAGCTGGATGAGGATGCCAAGGAAGTTGAGAGGCGCCGGACGGCTgcgtccagctcggctcTCACCCTCGAAATGATTGGTGATCTCCCGTTCGCTGCCGTGCGACCGCCCGAGAACATCCTCTTCGTGTGCAAGCTCAACCCGGTGACTcaggacgaggacctcgagctcaTTTTCTCGCGCTTTGGCAAGATCCTCAGCTGCGAGGTTGTGCGCGACAAGAAGACGGGCGACTCGCTCCAATACGCGTTCATCGAGTTTGACGAGCGCGACTCGGCAGAGCAGGCCTACTTCAAGATGCAGAAcgtccttgtcgacgacCGCCGTATCTGGGTCGACTTTTCGCAGTCCGTGTCCAAGATGCGCCTGTCGGACATTACGGGTGGACggggcggtcgcggcggcgggcgtggaggtcgtggcggcggctttggtgggcgtggaggtggtcgtggtggcggcTTCAGCGCGCCGCGAGACTCGGGCTACGGGTCGCGTGGCCCTCCGCCTCGTGATGACCGCCATGAGgaccgccgcgaggcgaggccAAGCAACGGCCAccgcgacgagccgaggAAGCGGAGTCGCAGCCCGCGTCGTGATGACCGCGACAGGCGTGACGACCGCGACAGCCGCGATCGCCGAGATGACCGACGAGACGACCGCCGCAGTGACAGGAGGGAGGACAGGAGAGATGACAGGAGGTATGACGACCGCGACAGGCGAGACCGAGACCGCGATCGCGACCACCGCGATCGTGACCGCGACAGGCGGCGTGACGACGACCGGAGGCGCGATGATGACCGAAGGCGGTACTAG
- the SPBC1604.18c gene encoding putative protein: MATPPPPFLAAKPPPVPVPSAERLAALYSFTRAQREANPDGYRRNVQWWGDVLQATLKTGYAGALDGAGRDVLVLTVDGELLERFANASGATPKGLGGVVDTLANGPSPTLVPLQRFLTSPTPIDASPSITSRLAAAGWSALGRLSPFGGGEATEDALWKAAKGSSFVDKAVVKTAAQKFSKYIDAHPPVLYSESLYTRTSFHKEFAAEVGSPAPLGKRDIDVLLVWLSRDVGSVVVDGDVVKILSSGQVAADHPITEADRGAVAVTGALAQIEAQISAVEAEGSQCQEKAKKQLRLGQRATAASYLRSKKHLDEVLAKRVAAGEQLRGVLRALDQAKGDAEIMSAYEASTAALSSALSDPRLSPERIAATTDALADALADQKEIDDAVQLGGRLAAGAAGVDVDDDDELEKELAALVLEEKEEQRKAAEAEAKRKVEEAAAEEQRKVAAAAAEAEEKKKAVAAAEEKRKAAEKAAATAAAAPAQPAKTWEEAHADAQQREREEKERAAAERLAREERLVAAE, from the exons ATggccacaccgccgccgcccttcctcgccgccaagccccCGCCGGTGCCCGTGCCGTCGGCCGAGCGCCTGGCAGCGCTGTACTCGTTCACgcgggcgcagcgcgaggccaaCCCGGACGGGTACCGGCGCAACGTGCAGTGGTGGGGCGACGTGCTCCAGGCGACACTGAAGACGGGgtacgccggcgcgctggacggcgcggggcgcgacgtgctcgtgctcactgtcgacggcgagctgctcgagcgcttCGCGAACGCATCAGGCGCGACGCCCaaggggctcggcggcgtcgtc gaCACGCTAGCCAACGGGCCCAGTCCCACACTTGTGCCGCTGCAGCGCTTCCTCacctccccgacgccgatAGACGCCTCCCCGTCTATCACGTCgcgcctcgctgctgctggctggtcgGCACTCGGGCGGCTGTCGCCCTTcggaggaggcgaggcgaccgaggacgCGCTGTGGAAGGCGGCGAAGGGCTCGTCGTTCGTGGACAAGGCCGTCGTGAAG ACCGCGGCGCAGAAGTTCTCAAAGTACATTGACGCGCACCCGCCAGTCCTGTACTCAGAGTCACTGTACACCCGCACTTCCTTCCACAAAGAGTTCGCGGCAGAGGTTGGGTCGCCGGCACCACTGGGCAAGCGTGACATCGACGTGCTCCTCGTCTGGCTCTCGCGTGACGTTGGttcggtcgtcgtcgacggtgaT GTGGTCAAGATCCTTAGCAGCGGCCAGGTGGCGGCAGACCACCCGATCACGGaggccgaccgcggcgccgtcgctgtgACCGGTGCGCTCGCCCAGATCGAGGCGCAGATCTCTGCtgttgaggccgagggctCCCAGTGCCAGGAGAAGGCGAAGAAACAGCTGCGGCTGGGCCAgcgcgccacggcggcaAGCTACCTCCGGAGCAAGAAGCACctggacgaggtgctcgcgaagcgcgtcgccgcAGGGGAGCAGTTACGCGGTGTtctccgcgcgctcgaccaggcGAAGGGCGATGCCGAG ATCATGTCGGCGTACGAGGCGTCCACGGCCGCGCTGTCCAGCGCGCTGTCCGACCCCCGCCTCTCGCCGGAGCGTatcgccgcgacgacggacgcgctcgccgacgcgctcgcagACCAGAAGGagatcgacgacgcggtgcagctcggcggccggctcgcggccggcgcggcgggcgtggacgtcgacgacgacgacgagctcgagaaggagctcgcggccctcgtgctcgaggagaaggaggagcagcgcaaggccgccgaggccgaggcgaagcgcaaggtcgaggaggctgccgctgaggagcagcgcaaggttgctgcggcggccgccgaggcggaggagaagaagaaggctgTGGCGGCCGCtgaggagaagcgcaaggcggcggaGAAGGCGGCTGCAACTGCCGCTGCGGCACCTGCCCAGCCTGCAAAGACGTGGGAGgaggcgcacgccgacgcgcagcagcgtgaacgcgaggagaaggagcgcgcggctgccgagCGTCTGGcccgcgaggagcgcctcgtgGCCGCGGAGTAG